The Candidatus Brocadiaceae bacterium genome has a segment encoding these proteins:
- a CDS encoding MFS transporter translates to MRKSPGLVLSWIIYEQLGTLHYDFANTIYSAVVVSWAITLHVKEFTRVERYTFLTMAVSQAASGLLLPVAGEITDRTSRTRRFLLVLTLLACVCCAAISVAPRAWMILALFAAANFCYNASLTFYDSLLPTLAPKERLGLVSGLGVSLGYIGVAFALPVGLMARDWWARNGHPHELTPVFAVAGLLYLLFSLPLFLTVPEKPAAKRTPPGTPLVGLAFRRVCVTLRLLPRHKPILLFLLGNFLCVDALNTGIVAYAPYVVNVFGLDHAQAGRWMVPFTLCAAALGFLGGKMADAFGGRRTMLSAGICVAGALVIGSVATSFTVFMVSFVLLGGYGLSTIWVAGRKLLVELVPDGQMGKYFGLYNVGHKLSMVGAVVFGVTADLRIGPLPAGGYRLGLLLQLFLLTAGLICIYKIGRPDERTAPAGPTR, encoded by the coding sequence TTGCGAAAGTCGCCCGGGCTCGTGCTGTCCTGGATAATCTATGAACAGCTTGGGACACTACACTACGATTTCGCCAACACGATCTACTCGGCCGTCGTGGTCTCCTGGGCGATCACGTTGCACGTGAAGGAGTTCACGCGAGTCGAGCGGTATACGTTCCTCACGATGGCCGTCTCGCAGGCGGCCAGCGGGCTGCTGCTGCCGGTGGCGGGCGAGATCACCGACCGCACGAGCCGTACCAGGCGGTTCCTGCTGGTGCTCACGCTGCTGGCATGCGTCTGCTGCGCCGCCATCAGCGTGGCTCCGCGTGCGTGGATGATCCTGGCGCTCTTCGCTGCCGCCAACTTCTGCTACAACGCCTCGCTGACGTTCTACGACAGCCTGCTCCCGACCCTGGCGCCGAAGGAGCGGCTGGGGCTGGTCAGCGGCCTGGGCGTCAGCCTGGGCTACATCGGGGTTGCCTTCGCCCTGCCCGTCGGCCTCATGGCGCGCGACTGGTGGGCGCGCAACGGGCACCCGCACGAACTGACGCCGGTCTTCGCCGTGGCGGGGTTGCTGTACCTGCTGTTCAGCCTGCCGCTGTTCCTGACCGTGCCGGAGAAGCCGGCCGCCAAGCGCACGCCTCCGGGCACGCCGCTGGTCGGCCTGGCGTTCCGGCGCGTCTGCGTGACGCTGCGCCTTCTGCCCCGGCACAAGCCGATCCTGCTGTTCCTGCTGGGCAATTTCCTGTGCGTGGACGCGCTGAACACCGGCATCGTGGCCTACGCGCCCTACGTGGTCAACGTCTTCGGGCTGGACCACGCCCAGGCAGGCCGGTGGATGGTGCCCTTCACGCTCTGCGCGGCCGCGCTGGGCTTCCTGGGCGGCAAGATGGCCGACGCGTTCGGCGGACGCCGCACGATGCTGTCCGCCGGCATTTGCGTCGCCGGCGCGCTCGTCATAGGATCGGTGGCAACGAGCTTCACAGTCTTCATGGTGAGCTTCGTTCTGCTGGGCGGCTACGGACTGAGCACCATCTGGGTGGCCGGGCGCAAGCTGCTGGTCGAGCTGGTGCCGGACGGCCAGATGGGCAAGTACTTCGGGCTCTACAACGTCGGCCACAAGCTGTCGATGGTCGGCGCGGTCGTCTTCGGCGTGACGGCCGACCTGCGTATCGGCCCCCTGCCGGCGGGCGGTTACCGGCTCGGCCTCCTGTTGCAGCTCTTCCTGCTGACCGCGGGCCTCATCTGCATCTACAAGATCGGCCGGCCCGACGAGCGCACGGCCCCGGCCGGCCCCACACGATGA
- a CDS encoding glucose-6-phosphate isomerase, with the protein MNDENVYADAIGAGHGLQRAEVAALAGRVAEFHRALRAQRGADIGFPELPYDAALAGQVRTAADEIRARCDNFVVLGIGGSALGAIAVHGALNHPFHNLLPSGHAARRGAPRLFVLDNVDPALIAAFLDVVEPELDRTVFNVITKSGSTAETMSQFLMVRDLLRRRGLDPAERIVLTTDPDPKRSLLRRMAQDEGYAAFPVPANVGGRFSVLSAVGLLSAAVGGVDVDALLAGAAAMDQRCGTADLDANPAARYAAIQYLLDGKGKSISVLMPYSSALRRLADWYCQLWAESLGKRQDLAGHDVFVGPTPVASVGVTDQHSVMQLYQDGPFDKVITLVEVEDATLGGADVPICTGDSEEELAYLAQSTFGKLLAAELAATRCALRDKHRPNLTLRVPRVGPAVLGELFMFFEHAVACSGGLYGINPFDQPGVELGKVYTYGLMGREGYDAPRGAGV; encoded by the coding sequence ATGAACGACGAGAACGTCTATGCCGACGCGATCGGCGCCGGGCACGGCCTTCAGCGGGCGGAAGTCGCCGCCCTGGCCGGCCGCGTCGCCGAGTTCCACCGGGCGCTCCGGGCGCAGCGAGGCGCGGACATCGGCTTTCCTGAGCTTCCCTATGACGCCGCCCTGGCCGGGCAGGTGCGGACGGCGGCGGACGAGATCCGCGCGCGCTGCGACAACTTCGTCGTGCTCGGCATCGGGGGATCGGCCCTCGGCGCCATCGCCGTCCACGGCGCGCTGAACCACCCGTTCCACAACCTGCTGCCGTCCGGGCACGCGGCCCGGCGGGGCGCTCCGCGCCTGTTCGTGCTCGACAACGTGGACCCCGCCCTGATCGCCGCCTTTCTGGACGTGGTCGAACCGGAGCTGGACCGGACGGTCTTCAACGTCATCACCAAGTCCGGCTCGACGGCCGAGACGATGAGCCAGTTCCTGATGGTGCGCGACCTGCTGCGCCGCCGAGGCCTGGACCCGGCCGAGCGGATCGTCCTGACCACCGATCCCGATCCGAAACGCAGCCTGCTCCGCCGGATGGCGCAGGACGAAGGCTACGCTGCCTTCCCCGTGCCGGCCAACGTCGGCGGGCGCTTCAGCGTGCTCAGCGCCGTCGGACTGCTAAGCGCCGCCGTCGGCGGCGTGGACGTCGACGCCCTCCTCGCCGGCGCCGCCGCCATGGATCAGCGCTGCGGCACCGCCGACCTCGACGCCAACCCGGCCGCACGCTACGCCGCCATCCAGTACCTCCTTGACGGCAAGGGGAAGTCCATCAGCGTCCTGATGCCCTACAGCAGTGCGCTTCGCCGCCTGGCCGACTGGTACTGCCAGCTCTGGGCGGAGAGCCTGGGCAAGCGCCAGGACCTGGCGGGCCACGACGTGTTCGTCGGCCCCACGCCCGTCGCCTCCGTCGGCGTCACCGATCAGCACTCGGTCATGCAGCTCTACCAGGACGGCCCGTTCGACAAGGTCATCACGCTGGTCGAGGTCGAGGATGCCACGCTCGGCGGCGCGGACGTGCCGATCTGCACCGGCGACAGCGAGGAGGAGCTGGCCTACCTGGCGCAAAGCACGTTCGGCAAGCTGCTGGCGGCCGAACTCGCCGCAACGCGCTGCGCATTGCGCGACAAGCATCGCCCCAATCTGACCCTGCGCGTGCCGCGCGTGGGGCCGGCCGTCCTCGGCGAGCTGTTCATGTTCTTCGAGCACGCCGTCGCCTGCAGCGGCGGCCTCTACGGCATCAATCCGTTCGACCAGCCGGGCGTCGAGCTGGGGAAGGTGTACACCTACGGCCTGATGGGCCGCGAAGGCTACGATGCGCCACGCGGCGCCGGCGTGTGA